From the genome of Solanum stenotomum isolate F172 unplaced genomic scaffold, ASM1918654v1 scaffold24438, whole genome shotgun sequence:
aaaatttagggATGATTTGAGAGACCTCCCTCTAGGTTTAGCTATATAACACTCATCTCCCCTGTGATTTACGATATCACGTCTACCtcccttattttcattttcttgtaatcattatttaaacttatttaaaataaatataaattaatttagatttgacaattttacccttctatatattaatttcttcatattataaatattatatatataaaaaaaataactcattTAACAagtactttaaaaataaatcagcacaaataaattttcttaagaATTAAAAGTCCTCTTCTCTTCAAACTTCCACTTTATCAGTCTTGTTCAAtttttctccattcttcttcgcAAGAGTCATCCATCTTCCCTGCAAAAGCAAGCAAATTAGGTATTCTTCTGCAAATCTCATATCATTGCTAATGCAGataatatattcttattttgtgGATTTTGATGCTACATCACATATAAAATACTCTTTTTGTCTACTAGATAATTATGTTTTTCACCCTAAGTATTTAATTTAGGTCTTATGGTTTGATGTGATCTAAAAATCAAGTATAGTCACTTTTTTGTAATTACAATAGAAAGAGTAAAATCAAAAGTACAAAATTCTATATTTCCTATTTTTGGGAGATCTCAAGCTCTACTTTCAAATAGAGTAATTGTGGTTCTAATTCAaaactatattttgtataagCATGTCAATCTATGTCATCAAATATTAGTATATACCATTCGaaagaaatattatatttaattgactAGTATATTATGAACAACGAATTCAACATAAAAGTTCCTTGAATTGACTAGATCCTTCATTGGGATCGTCTTTGACATATTTTGTACGCTAGCGGTGTGACActtattcttttgttttcctTGAAACTATAGTCTCTGAATTGTGAGCACAAGATCTATGATGTGAATCCATCAAGTTAATTACTTGTACTCCAATCTTTTGAATGATACATCATGTGAGAAAATTTGCATAGTTTGATTCAATCTATGAAGTGTGAAATTCCTAATAGTTATGGATTTGAAGCACATGCATGTTCAATATTTATGCAAATCACAGAAGTATACATATTATTCTTTATAATGAATGTTGATATGGTTCCTTCTCCCCAACAAGTACGTGATGACTCAAATAGAGATTTTAGCAATTTGATTCCTAATGAATCAATGAATAACGACGCTACAGAGAAACACTCCTTTCTCTGCAAATACAACAGCTCCTAATGCATCACTTAATGGAGATACTATCGGTTCTTCCgagaagataaaaaaattctGCTGCAACTGGACgaactaaaaatgttattcaatagTGCCTTTGTGGTTTACTTTATGACACTTTTGTATGTTATTTCTGagacattttttcattttctagaGAGGAAGACCTTCAAAAGCATCTACTTCTTAATTCTGATACTCAAGCAGAGCAACGGAAGTGTGGAAGATTTCGAGAATATAATGCAACTTGGCAAGAAAAAGATAGCTTCGAGTGTTAGTAAAATACATTGGCCTGTGGCAAAACATCTATTTTGTCATTCTGTGGCTGCTTGTTATTAGAGCCAAATATCAAAAAAACATTGGTACATTTTCCATGGATGTTCTATAAACATTATTCTTGACCCAGTACTGGCAAAGTTTCATTTATTCTGTTTCATTCCCATTTTGCACTACTTTCTTTAATACAATATGCTTGCAGATATCAATCTTACTTGTGGAATTTTATAATGTGCAACATGGATCAATAACAGAGAAGAAAATGAGGATATGCATCTCAAAACTTAATTCAATTTAAAAAGCTATATGTAGACACTAATCGTCTTACTTGGTACTCTCCCTTTTTTATTATCGATGTTTTGGAGTATTAGAGAGATGAATTAGCTTTACCCATTGCAACAAACAATTATATCATCGCTTTAGAAATTGCAAGTTCATTTGACTTACCCGTGAAAAATGAAATCACTTATTAGAGGAAACAAACACAAGGAATAGTTCCAAAATCACAAAGAATATGTTGTAATATTCACTCAGTAGACTAAATAAATATGCTTAAGCTACTCGATGGATTAGATACATTATAAACATACTAGCTTACAATCAAAGGTGATGAATCAGCAAAgtcaataattaattcattttccAACCCATAGAAAGGATCAGGAACAAGCTTGTTCTTTACTAGAGTTCCTAAAACACTGCAATTTGAATTACAAAGTGACTCTTTTATTTGCTTTTGGATCGATGAGTTTGGAAGtaaaaatataacaattcaaAGCACCATCTCCGCAATATCGAACAAGAATCAAGTCATTCCATTGCAAAAGATTGTATCTTTTATAATCTACAAAAGGCAGATTAAAGTGAAATAACAAAATCAATTGTTCATCCTAACAATTATCGTCAAAGTAAGATGATAAAAATTTATCTGATATGTTGTACAACTTATTAAACACTTGTCACTACCAAATTCCCTCTTGGAGAAAAGTATACATCCccagaaaaacattttttttacagtAAACTGACATTTCAAAATCTAAACAGAACACACCACCAGATTTCACTAATTTGActaaaaaaagagaggaaaaaattaCCGTCCGGAAAGAGCAGCTTCCATCCAAGGAGAGTTAGGAGGTTGGGTAGGACGTTGTTTAGAGAAAATGATGATCATCACTGCTGCAATCAACAATTGTGTTGTCACTTTAGAAATTGCAAATTTAATTGCTTTGAGAAACTAACAGCTTCCTCCATTATTGACCACTCATGCAAGCTTAGATCTAATTTTCAACGATTTATCTCTATTTCTtgaatcattttcttctttatatatatatatatatatatatatatatatatatatatataaatgtatttgtgttgatttactttttaaaatatttgttaaatgagttatttttttatatataatatttattaatatgaagaaattaatatataaaagggtaaaattatcaaatttaaattaatttatatttattttaaatatgtttaaaGTATggtacaaaaaaatgaaaataaggaaGGTAGATGTAATGTCGTAAACCACATGGGAGGTGAGTGTTATAGAGCTAAACCTGGAGGGAGGTATCTGAAATTATCCCTAAAATTTATACTCtcttgtcacgccccgagcctacaccctgggcgggactggcactcgaagaccattgctgaccccaagcaaacccttagtctggcttacttaactcatcACATACACATTCATGAagtaactagaatgttataaaggaacattcaactgcccataaaggcaaactcaagtctttaacatatgaaatgaaaagtaaagacaactgaattgactaactgactgtctatctgtctatgaagcctctaaacaattgagatggatgtcgggacaggccccacaacatcctaatgaactaaactagaaagcaatgaaatggattatccggaatgcaaagaggctcaccaactgactctaagTGCTGAACCCGATCAATgaagcgctggatgctgatcctggttacctgtactATATCATAgtacgatgcaggccaactgacatcagtacattgaatgtacgagtatgtgagttggaatgctaaaacaacataggctagaaagAATCTgagagaaactgaagaacttacctggctcaactcaactcaacctgactgaactcatttcaatataaaacagtttaacaaacaagtgcaatataaagaaaagttgtttgaaaacatgatatcaactctgtatgtatgcaaaaatacaaataactctgagatgtatgtaaaaatacaaataaactgatatatatataaatataaaatattgttgtaggagtttctctaacccataaccatcacttaagagctataatGATAATACAATGATCTTTCTTACGCTGCCAGcacatcttatacccggccaaaggtataagacctgaactgcctaatggatccactagtctatttcgaaaagggttcatctaaaaagtatgacccttttctacccatgatggctacatgatttTTAAGGGGGCTgatagttgtatgaactcttccccatcggtgctcaatactactcccaaaaatatactaactctttatgtttaaaaacatacttcttctgtgatttgagattagtgctcaaaacttagctcaaaggttatcttagaaatctcagtttcccttcttgcttcatttagaaagctattactcttttctgaaaactagcccgaaggccctttggaaatctcagtttccgctCTTTTTAAATGtgtaaaacattttaaatctctttgggaaataTTTAGTCCCCATATGTTTCTTTGAAggaaagaacttcaactttactctttactgaactcaaaacttaagtcttaaaacaaagttaaaacatttgtgaaagactctTTGAAAACCTTAAGAActtatcttaacttgactcttaacttctcttgaatttgactcttaactgatcttgacttggctcttaactaatcattgaattgaattatggattcaaggattaagatttgtgattgaaaagatctcatgttgtttaggaatgattttagataattaaacatgagaaaagaccgaGCATCGAAATACGAAGGTGGGTACGCGGCGCGGAGtgataattaaatttttgtttcGAAATcgtcttttgaggcagaacacctcgtgtcagctccgcgacgcgaagcagaaattttcaaaatctggGACTAGTAGCGCAACGCGCAAGCAATATCAAATTTCgtccgacgaaatttcttcctcgttttccagccccaatttgtccaaactcggttctttttcttaaactacTTTAAGATACAACTACCCagcaaatgtacctaagaacctaactcgaaaCGACTCTATAATGTGATGTAACGAACTCAGAAACTTCCCAACTCAggcaaattcaagaacaatatatgaattcaataataggcatcaagatcatcaacattCAAACACTTTTAGGACGAATCCAAACTGAAATTAATATGCTTGGCACGTGGGAGAACGATTCCAACATTATGAGAGCCTCACATACCTGATAGAAGCAAATCCTTGGCGAAACACCAACTTCCTTGatcgatcttgatgaatttacccttttctccttcttcttttctcttctcctttctccttagccctagcgtgaaatcccaaattctaaaactgactaaaatctaatttgacccatattaaactcctaaagtcggattaaaataatagggcaatgaaaagactaaaataccccttaaaattTCGGATTGGATATTTtcttaatccaacagcccaacttccaaagggtataactcactcatacaaactcggaatcgtgcaaacttggaggcgttggaaagatcgttccaagagctttccaaccatatctggaactacacctaactcatcctgagctaggatttatggccgattgaagttgaccaaaaactcaactttaacttacttgaaaatttccagatttccttgtactttccaaaaataactatttccagattttaaacttcgttctagttttttctagttgcgagatgttacatctCTCTAGTCCATATTAAGCTAAACTGAATTATTGGGATATCACATccattaagaaagaaaaaatatttaaggatataaatgaaagaatattttctcctaatattcttttgattattctcaaactatttttcaagaaaatataaagtGCTTAAACCTCATTAAATGAagagtaaatatataaaaaatctcaaaaacatTCTTAAACTTCGAatgattcaattattttaaattataaaataatctcAATTAATGTTCTAATTTTTTCCGAGAGATATCTTGTGGTTTAAAAATTAATCCATGAAGAATAAAATGTGGATGTGGAATAAAGATTAGGGAAATTTTCCACAAACCATTATTCATGACTTAAGGAACAATAACACTCCTCTTTTTTGTACTTCCTTCCTACTATTCGATGttcattttgaatttgattaaatttaaattctcgttaaaagattcaaattgaaGATAAAAcgttcaattttaaaaaaaactttgaatcaaaattcaaatttgacaCCTCTAATTAAGAATTGGAAAATTctgaatcaaaatttaaatttgagacCTCTTATTGAGAATTGGAAAGAATAGTTATTAACTACTcctatttggaaaaaaattatggTGATTGAGGTACAACCAATAATAGTTGTATGAGGGCACCATTTTCTTTTGACAAGTGTCTTTGTGGATCCCTTTTCTTGTTGCGACACTTTCTTTCATACACTTTCATTttctcaaactttttttttctttcatttgcaattttttttctctgcaaaacctcttttctattttatctttgCACTTTTTTTTTACCAACCATTTTATAGCTCTTATTTTTATAGTCCTACTTctcattacaaaaaaaatataatcatacTGCTATTGTCGGGTGCTTTCACATATTTATTTGgttcattttttttgtcattaatTCTCGTAActcacaagaaaaaaaatggatccATAAAAAGTTTCATTTCACATTTTAAGACAtcaaatatagagaaaatcttGAACGAgaaacacaaaattaatattaaaaataattattggatAAATGCCACAATAGTAGAGAATTTAAcaattatgaaaaagaaaaaataactaagtgcttaatatcattaatatattattattaatattaagcATTCAAATACATTAAGTGGTTATAGATTTAACGAAAACATATTTGATAATTAAGAATTGAGCGATAAACATTGAAATcccaaaaactaaattaatgaCTACTCTCTTCATCCCCTTTTAGTtgttatgattttcttttttaattcaaatgataaaaaatttgacaatattttacgatatattttttatcatattgatatgcaaaaatttacaatttatagtacttttcgtatagcttttaaatatttaaaatatcaaattaatgtaatataatttaactttaatacagaaataaaaaaaaaaattacaaaaaaaaaaaaaatatatatatatatataatatactgTAGTTGAGTtccaaagtatatatatatatattaaatactGTAGTTGAGTTCCAAAGTttctttataatattaaaacaaaattaggcCAAGAGTTAGCAAGCTGAGAAAAATGcaagtaagaaagaaaagattaaaattggaagagaaaaagtaagaaaataaaataattaaataagtatAATATGGGTCCCACGGTAACAAATGGCAGCCAAAAGGGCCTCAGACAATATGTGCGCCTCAAACAGAATAAATTTTTTCTCCTCCTGTGTCATGAACTTAAtttacttatgttatatttatgGAAAAGAGTTATATACATAATAGggaaatataattaatatgtaattttttctcGCCAAATAATGGAGTGTTAATGCATATCTTAATATGTAGATATTTACTCAAATTTAAACatcttaattttaacaaaataactataacatcttaatatatatattcagatctAAACGTCTTAATTTTTACTAAAGCAACAGGAACAATCAAATGCTTACAACCAAACGAAACAAAAAATCAATCTGTCGGTGGCGTCTACTAACCAAAggtgacattttttttattaattaaccctttatttttttccatatcaCTTTCAGAAACACTCACTCCTAATTTTTaggacaaaaataaattaattctttatatcttgatttttaaattgACAAGTATTTTAAAATGAACATCGTATTTAATAATGTTGATAACTAAAATGAGACTGAGTCGGAGGGTACTTAATTAGGTTTCCTAATGGTTTTAGTCATGTTGCTGAGAAAGAAATGCTTAGCTAgttatatattaagaaaaatttaGGCAGTATTGATGAAAATTTTGGAAATATTTGACTGCAAAGCTAAGTCTTTgtcaataataaatatgaagCTATTGTAATTCGTGGTCCTCATGCATTATAATAGTATGCATAGCCTTTTAATTAAGATGTACTATGAGTTATATAGTTAGGGAGTCGTCTTTTATTAAGAGCGTTTTATTTCTTAATGTGAATTTGTCAGATACGAATTTGCATTTAATCGAGACTCAATATAGATATCGAATATCAAATTCTAAATTAAAAAAGGTACAATAATTCACCCCTCCTTTGTTTTTAACTAGCTAGGTCGAATTGTATATAGATGATCATAATATTCAAATTGTGCAATATATGACTGTGTATAGCTAAGTGGTCAATTTTGTAGTTGGTCTTCATCACTAGAATTTATAGCCTTTTGACTCTTCTTTGAAGAATTAAATGGATATTAGAATactttaaagaaattaatttcacgtgaaaaaataatttcaagccACTATTAATGTAAATAATCATGGGAACAAGGAATATAGAATTGTGTTGGATGAAGCTTCCATAAAGAAAATCTTAAtattatgtgatatttttcgttctgaattaaatttgcatggtttttctcaaaatcactcGAATAAGAGTTCATAACGTTATTATGTGTCACCTATATTTTCCAAATATTTATGGTCATCGAAGTCCATATGCAATGCAAcctcctatttttttttgtctagcTCTGTATAGAGGGTGAAAAACGGGTATTATCGATATCATCTCCATACTCAACTCGTCAAGAAATTAACTTAAACTCTGGAGGGAAACATAGAAGCAACCAAATCATCAAAAAGatattctttattttccttttatttatcaCAAACTAAGGAATTACATATATAGTACTTCCATAATATCACTATGTATATGATGAATAAAAACATCATATTTTTCCTTGACTTAGTAATTAATCCTCCTAGCTAGGAGAATAACGTAGCCTTATTCGAATTATTAATACAAAAGGATAcaaatagatagatagatagatagatagatagatagataggcAGATAGATATTTAAGGACAGAACACAACCCTATAATTAGTACCAGCAGGGCAAGTGAAAGTACTAGTCTGATCATCCTTAGGGTAACTATATGCATCAGGACACCTCTCCTTAAAAAATCTCGAAAATTTAGTTGGGCTACAACTACCAGAGTTACAACAATATTGATCAGTCTTGAAAACGGTACAAGGATTGTTACATCCTCCGGGAGCCTTCAATTCATTAGGACATTGCTGATTAATTTCTGCTTTACACGTTATGCCACGGGTGCACCCATTGGAAGTTGGACTAAATTCCATAGGAACATTAAATCCATCGACAAGAGAAATATCGAAAAAATCTTTATTTGCAAATTGGTTTAGGGCATATTCAGCTAATGTATTGGGTGGTACACCAAAAGATTTACATACAAGAAGACCATTACAATCTCCAGTTTGGCATTTTCCCTTACCGGATGCATCGAAATTGCATCCGGTACGGCCCCAAACTCGAGCTTGTTTAGTCCCCGGAGGGGCGTTTATCGTCCACGTTTGGCCACGATCGAGGCGTTTGCCGCCTCCGGCCGGGACTCCAGCAGCCCAAACTGTGTAGGGACAATTGTTACGAACTAAAATTGTGGCTGCATTGGCATAGGTGAAAAAAAGGGTAAAGAGAACAAAAATTGAAgttctcattttttattttttttgtgactaCTAATAAATTGGAATAAGTGATGGTGTTTATGAGGGAGTATTTATAGGGTAAAAATGGGAGACCATCGTTGTTAAGTAactaatttgtttgaaattttggtTTGTGATAATGTAATGTTTTGGCTAGACTAGTAGAATATTATCAAGATAAGGGTGCAAGGTGTTGCTACTAGAAGCAGGGGCGGCTCTAAAAAAATCGGTGGCCTAATGTCAAATCTGAATGGAGGccttaaatttaaatatatattttttatgaaatttattatagccaattatttaatctttcttgagacataGTATTCATAATTTGTCGAATTTCTATTACTTCTTTGCTTTTTTAtgaaaagattttattttctaCAAGTAATActcgatatttttttaataaaaatacgtataacctattttattttttttaaaatgaggcCCTCAAATTTTGGGGCCAAAGGCAATtgcttttttttcaaagttgtAAAGCCGCCCCtaactagaagttgtagaaaaTATTGTAGCTAGGGTCTATTattcaagcttggattttattttttacttttgaataGTATatgtatcttcttctttttattttcccaTTCAAGGTTTGTATCAGCATTGGAGTCTGATTATATTTGGATATGTGCGGGAAAGTTGCATATTGAGTATAAAGTATTCCCTAATAAAGGTGACACACTTAGGAGACTCGAACTCGAGACatctgattaagaatgaaatagagTACTTACCACTTCATAGCAAAAggcaaaaagaaaaatcaaagttaagaacaatgaacttagaatttggATGATACATAAATTCAAACTTTTTTAGGTAATTATGCAAGTTTAAGGACCTCTATTTTCAACATTTTAGCAACAATTGAAAAGCTATATATGCACACATGAATATTATATTGCTTTGTGATTTACACAAGTAATTTTTTCAATATCCATATTCATATTGAATCTAAGCGATTCCATATTCAATTTGGATCAAAATTATTGAGTTCTGATCGTTAATATTTAATGATCTATATCAGTGCCCTCAAATCAATATAGTTGAAAAGACTTTATTTAGGTAACTTATTAAGTGTACAAAAAACCAAAAGGAAAATAGAGACTTGACAGTAAGAAAGATCAAAGTTTACTAAATATGAAAGACAATTGTTATTTTCCTTGTACAAAATTAGGTGGTGGAAAATTCGTATTCAATTCGTTGTGTCTCACTTCtgcttgatttttattttatttttttgaaaaagggACTGCAGAAACCATTTACTTATTTATATCATATTCGTACAAAATATCCTCTCCTTCTTATTTTATATGACAATATTTTACTGAGCATGAAATtatgtaaaagaaaaattaaaaagttatgtCATAGACAAATCACAAATGTGTGgtcataaaattatatattattaacgctaaaataaaaagttttaaattaaataattttaaatataaaatgtataattctttatgatataaattaaaaagagataTATTCATATTAAGTAGgataaagaattttaaaaaacaatcataaaggagaagaaaactCGAATGATATAGAAAATTTGTAGAAAGGATAGCGTCTCCAAATAAAATATGGAACAACTCAAGCAAACAGTGCTAGAATTCGAACATAATCAGTTAGTGTTTGATTCCAATTCTCAATTGTAATTTTGGTTCAATGATTATAAATGTATTTAGTGTTTgtgtgtaaatttttttttcacgtTATGTAAAATTTAGTAAAGAATAAAACATTTCTATTAAGATTCTTTTTTGTCGCGAAGCTCGAAGTCGAGgattttagttaaaaataaatggatTGTATTCATCATCACATCACAATCCTCAATAATTATACGTTTTaatacactttgtctcaaataCAAATAGTAAACGAGTCAATATATAATGCAAAAATAACGGTGatatatgataaataatatgGGATATATATCTAAGCAACTATGACATGTTCAAACTTgatattttatagtacattttaatttatggcactataatatattttttccacTTTCATAAGAAATTTTTTAACTCAAGTTACATTTTATATAGTTTCAAAagacgaaaatatttaattttcaagaaataattagtctaACCTGATTAATTGAgctaaaaaggtaaaaattgaCGAAGATTATGATAGAGGAAGTAGTCTACTATGAGAACATATTATGCAAATGAGTGAAGTGATACTTTAAACTAATAATGTGCCAAGCACTTcccttttttaggaaaaatctttttggcaagaaaatttggctagaatgatattttatctatgttattttattttttaaaatatttttactcttttacctttaataccttttaactaaaaaaaatgaaaaaagattagtttgttttaaaataaaaaaaatattatagttattttaattttctggccatttagcactttcctattttttattaatagttTACTggattgatataaaaaaaaatcttcttaaaACATCAGATGCAGCATAAATTAGAAGAACACATAAATTATCTAAATGTAaggaatattttcaaaatttagctAAAAAGTTTCCCCAAGTTACGAGGGAATACGGATGTTCACATTTGGGATAAAATCGATTCAAATCGGAATACTCAATTAAatctattaaataaaataattttattttgatttgattttacatttttaaaattcaataatagttggttttccttataaaaaaactcaaaaaaattaatcGAATCaaatcgatatatatatatatatatatatatatatagttggttttccttataaaaaaactcaaaaaaattaatcGAATCaaatcgatatatatatatatatatatatatatagcttttGTCAAGATTTatttacaatttatttatataaaaaaaagttcaacACAAGAgcatttatcttattatttgTTTCATTTATATGAGTGTTTATGTAAGTTTTTTATGAAACTAGGAATGTCATTGTCACTTCCTTGTCTAGGACAAAGTGATGAATTTTGAGGCCTTGTTCACGTTAAATTTAGTGTTCGAAAGTTTTGTAATGTCATTTGATCTTACTATTTTTCTTTGGATGACttgttctctttttttccttccgTTTTACACGAATCATTTCTTTtacatttgtatataa
Proteins encoded in this window:
- the LOC125851338 gene encoding thaumatin-like protein, whose product is MRTSIFVLFTLFFTYANAATILVRNNCPYTVWAAGVPAGGGKRLDRGQTWTINAPPGTKQARVWGRTGCNFDASGKGKCQTGDCNGLLVCKSFGVPPNTLAEYALNQFANKDFFDISLVDGFNVPMEFSPTSNGCTRGITCKAEINQQCPNELKAPGGCNNPCTVFKTDQYCCNSGSCSPTKFSRFFKERCPDAYSYPKDDQTSTFTCPAGTNYRVVFCP